The Lycium barbarum isolate Lr01 chromosome 12, ASM1917538v2, whole genome shotgun sequence genome includes a region encoding these proteins:
- the LOC132621481 gene encoding protein TAB2 homolog, chloroplastic, whose translation MAALNFNPSRIRHPLLQTHKPISNFTCLTEFPFQSLANSPKNKLKSVHHIPSCSVSEACISSTLEPEEDNDDPTAELVYLDPEIDPQSITEWELDFCSRPILDIRGKKLWELVVCDNSLSLQYTKYFPNNVINSITLKDALVSICDELRVPLPDKIRFFRSQMQTIITRACNELGIKPVPSKRCLSLVLWLEDRYETVYTRHPGFQKGAKPLLALDNPFPMELPENLYGEKWAFVQLPVSAVREEVSNLETRLVFGASLDLDLLGIEIEDNTLIPGLAVASSRAKPLAAWMNGLEVCSIEADVAKASLILSVGISTRYIYATYKKNPVSTSEAEAWEAAKKACGGLHFLAIQNDLNSDDCVGFWLLLDLPPPPV comes from the exons ATGGCTGCTCTAAACTTCAATCCTTCAAGAATCAGACACCCTTTACTTCAAACTCATAAACCCATCTCCAACTTCACTTGTTTAACTGAATTCCCCTTTCAATCACTTGCAAATTCACCAAAAAACAAGCTCAAATCTGTTCATCATATTCCATCATGTTCAGTTTCTGAAGCTTGCATTTCATCTACTTTGGAACCTGAAGAAGATAATGATGATCCTACTGCTGAACTTGTCTATCTTGACCCTGAAATTGATCCTCAGAGCATCACTGAATGGGAATTAGATTTTTGTTCAAGGCCAATTCTTGATATTAGAGGCAAAAAGTTATGGGAGCTTGTTGTTTGTGATAATTCATTGTCCCTTCAGTATACAAAATACTTTCCTAATAATGTTATCAATAGTATCACTTTGAAAGATGCTTTAGTATCCATATGTGATGAATTAAGGGTGCCTCTACCCGATAAAATCCGATTTTTCAG GTCACAAATGCAGACTATTATTACAAGAGCTTGCAATGAACTTGGCATCAAACCTGTTCCTAGCAAAAGG TGCTTATCACTTGTCCTTTGGCTTGAAGACCGCTATGAAACTGTTTATACTCGCCATCCTGGTTTTCAAAAAGGAGCCAAGCCACTTCTTGCACTTGACAATCCTTTTCCAATGGAACTTCCTGAGAATCTGTATGGAGAGAAGTGGGCTTTTGTCCAGTTGCCCGTTTCAG CTGTTCGTGAGGAAGTATCTAACCTGGAGACTAGGTTGGTTTTTGGCGCAAGTTTAGACTTGGATCTTCTGGGGATCGAAATTGAGGACAACACATTGATTCCCGGACTAGCGGTTGCATCTTCACGTGCAAAACCATTAGCAG CTTGGATGAATGGCTTGGAAGTCTGTTCCATTGAAGCTGATGTTGCCAAGGCTTCCTTAATTTTGTCCGTGGGAATCTCCACCCGCTACATTTATGCCACTTACAAGAAAAACCCTGTGTCCACAAGTGAAGCTGAAGCTTGGGAAGCAGCAAAGAAAGCCTGTGGAGGTTTGCACTTCCTTGCTATTCAAAATGACCTGAATTCGGATGATTGTGTTGGATTCTGGCTTCTGTTAGACTTGCCCCCTCCTCCTGTATAA